One genomic window of Helicobacter canis includes the following:
- a CDS encoding DNA cytosine methyltransferase, whose amino-acid sequence MQFSFIDLFAGVGGFHLALSQANNGGGGAKCHKMRICK is encoded by the coding sequence ATGCAATTTAGTTTTATTGATTTATTTGCTGGAGTGGGCGGATTCCACCTAGCATTATCACAGGCAAATAACGGGGGGGGGGGGGCAAAATGTCACAAAATGCGTATTTGCAAGTGA
- the dcm gene encoding DNA (cytosine-5-)-methyltransferase, whose translation MTGGGGQNVTKCVFASEIDSNAQVTYTQNFPKTPLYGDITQDSTQACIPKDFDILCAGFPCQAFSIAGYQKGFEDTRGTLFFEIAKIAKIHKPKVLFLENVKNLKNHDNGKTFQVIKSVLESLNYIVYDSILNTATHANIPQNRERIFIVAFHKDKVKNHADFSFPSPIKLTKSIHNCIDSAKQDDSFYYTPKSKYYAWLEKEVIKQDSIYQLRRIYIRENKSKLCPTLTANMGTGGHNVPIIKDNYGIRKLTPRECFNFQGYPKNFKLPNLANSKLYMQAGNSITLPLVKRIAQEILKVLHNG comes from the coding sequence ATAACGGGGGGGGGGGGGCAAAATGTCACAAAATGCGTATTTGCAAGTGAGATAGATTCTAACGCACAAGTAACCTATACGCAAAACTTCCCCAAAACGCCACTTTATGGTGATATTACACAAGATTCTACACAGGCTTGTATCCCTAAAGATTTTGACATTTTATGTGCTGGGTTTCCCTGCCAAGCCTTTAGCATAGCAGGCTATCAAAAAGGCTTTGAAGACACACGCGGGACACTCTTTTTTGAAATTGCAAAAATTGCTAAAATCCATAAGCCAAAAGTGCTATTTTTAGAAAATGTTAAGAATCTAAAAAACCACGATAATGGCAAGACATTTCAAGTCATCAAGAGTGTTTTAGAATCTTTAAATTACATCGTGTATGACTCCATACTTAACACCGCTACACACGCAAATATCCCGCAAAATAGAGAGCGGATTTTCATAGTAGCCTTTCATAAAGATAAAGTGAAAAATCACGCAGATTTTAGCTTCCCAAGCCCTATAAAACTTACAAAAAGCATACATAATTGCATAGATTCTGCAAAACAAGATGATAGTTTTTACTACACGCCAAAGAGCAAATATTATGCGTGGCTAGAAAAAGAAGTGATAAAACAAGATAGTATTTATCAGCTACGGCGTATTTATATAAGAGAGAATAAAAGCAAGCTTTGCCCAACACTCACTGCAAATATGGGGACAGGTGGGCATAATGTGCCAATTATCAAAGATAATTATGGTATCCGCAAACTCACACCTAGAGAATGCTTCAACTTTCAAGGCTATCCTAAAAATTTTAAACTGCCAAACCTAGCAAACTCTAAGCTTTATATGCAAGCTGGAAATTCTATCACTTTGCCTTTAGTCAAACGCATAGCACAAGAGATTTTAAAGGTGCTACATAATGGGTAG